From Schistocerca cancellata isolate TAMUIC-IGC-003103 chromosome 6, iqSchCanc2.1, whole genome shotgun sequence, a single genomic window includes:
- the LOC126088599 gene encoding pro-resilin-like, producing the protein MKVSVLLLTLVAAVVGEPPVGRSYLPPSAQYSAPSPAALSTQYGAPAAGAAFLGGSFQRPAARVSSSLGAAASSRMLGASSRARGFSGLGRAAGLSTEYGVPGYSYGRTGMQEDPLAEPANYEFSYSVQDGETLSDFGQEESRQGESAQGQYRVLLPDGRKQIVSYQADEGGYRPTVEYQDTGLTAYSAGGYGYGRGRAGAGTRAENGGYHY; encoded by the exons ATGAAG GTGAGCGTGCTGTTGCTGACGTTGGTCGCTGCGGTAGTAGGTGAGCCTCCTGTTGGCCGCTCGTACCTGCCGCCGAGCGCGCAGTACAGCGCCCCGTCGCCGGCAGCTCTCAGCACCCAGTACGGGGCTCCAGCCGCTGGAGCCGCCTTCCTCGGCGGGTCTTTCCAGCGCCCCGCGGCCCGCGTCTCGTCGAGTCTGGGTGCGGCAGCTTCCAGCAGGATGCTGGGTGCGAGCTCACGGGCACGCGGATTCTCCGGTCTCGGCCGCGCCGCTGGTCTGTCAACCGAGTATGGTGTTCCTGGTTACAGCTACGGGCGTACTGGCATGCAGGAGGACCCTCTTGCA GAGCCGGCCAACTACGAGTTCAGCTACTCGGTGCAGGACGGCGAGACGCTGAGCGACTTTGGACAAGAGGAGTCCAGGCAGGGGGAGAGTGCCCAGGGCCAGTACCGCGTGCTGCTGCCCGACGGCCGCAAGCAGATCGTCTCCTACCAGGCGGACGAGGGCGGCTACAGGCCCACCGTTGAGTACCAGGACACCGGACTCACCGCCTACTCCGCCGGCGGATACGGCTACGGCAGAGGGCGCGCCGGAGCTGGAACTAGAGCTGAAAATGGGGGATACCACTACTGA